The following proteins are co-located in the Gorilla gorilla gorilla isolate KB3781 chromosome 18, NHGRI_mGorGor1-v2.1_pri, whole genome shotgun sequence genome:
- the LOC115932779 gene encoding titin-like isoform X9, whose product MPAQSRSRTQRRTVINTLADHHHRGTDFGGSPWLDIIIEFPRSYKVVIILWTVYLWLSFLKTIFQSENGHDGSTDVQQRAWRSNRRRQEGNKIGRKDVITLWRHVKTKVMPKIRKMKVTTKINHHDKISGKRKTAKKQKMFQRAQELRRRAEDYHKRKIPPSARKPLCNWVRMAAAQHRHSSGLPHWPYLTAETLKNRMGHQPPPPTQQHSITDNSLSLKTHAECLVYPLPPSADDNLTTPPECFLTPLPPSAPPSADDNLKTPPLATQEAEAEKPPKPERQRAADVEPPPKPERRRAADVQPSRKPERRRAADVQPSRKPERRRTTDVQPSRKPERRRAAVDKTPAEFLVYPLPPSADDNLEMPLECLLTPLPPSPPPSAPPSADDNLKTPPLATQEAEAEKPPKPERQRAADVEPPPKPERRRAADVQSSRKPERRRAADVQPSRKPERRRTTDVQPSRKPERRRAAVDKTPAEFLVYPLPPSADDNLETPLECLLAPLPPSRLSPAPPSADDKTPAEFLVYPLPPSADDNLEMPLECLLTPLPPSPPPSADDNLKTPPLATQEAEAEKPPKPERQRAADVEPPPKPERRRAADVQPSRKPERRRAADVQPSWKPERRRTTDVQPSRKPERRRAAVDKTPAEFLVYPLPPSADDNLEMPLECLLTPLPPSPPPSAPPSADDNLKTPPLATQEAEAEKPPKPERQRATDVEPPPKPERRRAADVQPSRKPERRRAADVQPSWKPERRRITDVQPSRKPERRRAAVDKTPAEFLVYPLPPSADDNLETPLECLLAPLPPSRLSPAPPSADDKTPAEFLVYPLPPSADDNLEMPLECLLTPLPPSPPPSADDNLKTPPLATQEAEAEKPPKPERQRAADVEPPPKPERRRAADVQPSQKPERRRAADVQPSWKPERRRTTDVQPSRKPERRRAAVDKTPAEFLVYPLPPSADDNLEMPLECLLTPLPPSPPPSAPPSADDNLKTPPLATQEAEAEKPPKPERQRAADVEPPPKPERRRAADVQPSRKPERRRAADVQPSRKPERRRTTDVQPSRKPERRRAAVDKTPAEFLVYPLPPSADDNLETPLECLLAPLPPSRLSPAPPSADDKTPAEFLVYPLPPSADDNLETPLECLLTPLPPSPPPSAPTSADDNLKTPPLATQEAEAEKPPKPERQRAADVEPPPKPERRRAADVQPSRKPERRRTTDVQPSRKPERRRAAVYKTPAEFLVYPLPPSADDNLETPLECLLAPLPPSRLSPAPPSADDKTPAEFVVYPLPPSADDNLETPLECLLTPLPPSPPPSAPPSADDNLKTPPLATQEAEAEKPPKPERQRAADVEPPPKPERRRAADVQPSRKPERRRAADVQPSRKPERRRAAVDDKTPAEFLVYPLPPSADDNLEMPLECLLTPLPPSPPSSDPPSADDETLAEFVVYLLPPSADDDLETPLECLLTPLPPSPPPSADDNLKTPPLATQEAEAEKPPKPERERAADVEPPPKPERRRAADVQPSRKPERRRAADVQPSGKPERRRTTDVQPSRKPERRRAAVDKTPAEFLVYPLPPSADDNLEMPLECLLTPLPPSPPPSAPPSADDNLKTPPLATQEAEAEKPPKPERRRATDVEPPLKPETRSAADAQPSRKPERRRAADLESPPKPERRSAADAQPSPKPERRSAADVQPSPKPERRRAADLESPPKPERRSAADAQPSPKPERRSTADAQPSPKPERRRATDLESPPKLERRSAADAQPSPKPERRSAADAQPSPKPERRRAADLESPPKPERRSAADAQPSPKPERRSAADAQPSLKPERWSAAEAQPSPKPERRSATDAQPSLKHERRSAADAQPSPKPERRRATDLESPPKLERGSAADAQPSPKPERRSTADAQPSPKPERRSAADAQPSPKPERRRAADLESPPKPERRSAADAQPSPKPERRSTADAQPSPKPERRRATDLESPPKLERRSAADAQPSPKPERRSAADAQPSPKPERRRAADLESPPKPERRSAADAQPSPKPERRSAADAQPSLKPERWSAAEAQPSPKPERRSAADAQPSLKHERRSAADAQPSPKPERRRATDLESPPKLERGSAADAQPSPKPERRSTADAQPSPKPERRSAADAQPSPKPERRRAADLESPPKPERRSAADAQPSPKPERRRAADAQPSPKPERRRAADVQPSPKPERRSTADAQPSPKPERRSTADAQPSPKPERRRAADAQSSLKPKRRSAADAEPSSPEPKRRRVADVEPPCKPPCKPKRRRAADRERPRKPPRKPKRWSAAEAQPSPKPERRSATDAEPPRRPKRRRAADVKPSSPEPKRRRVADVEPPHRPKRRRVADVRRPRKPPRKPKRWSAAKAQPLPKPEGRSAAEAQPSPKPEGRSAAEAQPSPKPEGRSAAEAQPSPKPEGRSAAEAQPSPKPEGRSAADAQPSPKPEGRSAADAQPSPKPEGRSAADLESPRKPERRSAADVQPSPKPERRSAADRESPPKPERRSAADAQASPKPERRSAADLESPAKPERRSAAEAQPSPKPERRSAADSQPLPKPERRSAADAQPSLKPERRSAADVQPSPKPERRSAADLESPPEPERRSAADTQPSSKPERRSAADAQPSPKPEGRSAAEAQPSPKPEGRSAAEAQPSPKSERRSAADTQPSPKPERRSVADLESPPKPERRSAADLESPPKPERRSAAEAQPSPKPERRSAADAQPSPKPERRSAADAQPSLKPERRSAADVQPSPKPERRSAADLESPPEPERRSAADAQLSPKPERRSAAADAQPSPKPERRSAADAEPPRKPKRRRAADIEPSSPEPKRRRVGDVELPRKPKRPRAADVEPSLPEPKRRRVGDVELPRKRKRPQAADVEPSLPEPKRRRLN is encoded by the exons GTTATCAATACTCTGGCTGACCATCATCATCGTGGGACTGACTTTGGTGGAAGTCCTTGGTTAGATATCATTATTGAATTTCCGAGAAGTTATAAAGTTGTCATTATCCTCTGGACAGTTTACCTTTGG TTGTCTTTCCTGAAGACTATCTTCCAGTCTGAAAATGGACATGATGGATCCACAGATGTACAGCAGAGAGCTTGGAGGTCCAACCGCCGTAGACAGGAAG gaAATAAAATTGGCCGGAAAGACGTCATTACTCTATGGAGACATGTGAAAACAAAAGTTATGCCTAAAATCCGTAAGATGAAGGTGACAACGAAAATCAACCATCATGACAAAATCAGTGGAAAGAGGAAGACCGCCAAAAAACA GAAAATGTTTCAACGTGCGCAAGAGTTGCGGCGGCGGGCAGAGGACTACCACAAACGCAAA ATCCCCCCTTCTGCAAGAAAGCCTCTTTGCAACTGG GTCAGAATGGCGGCAGCGCAGCATCGTCATTCTTCAGGATTGCCCCACTGGCCCTACCTCAcagctgaaactttaaaaaacaggatGGGCCACCAGCCACCTCCTCCAACTCAACAACATTCTATAACTGATAACTCCCTGAGCCTCAAGACACATGCCGAAtgtctggtctatccccttccaccctcagcggatgataatctcacgACGCCTCCCGAGTgtttcctcactcctcttccaccctcagctccaccctcagcggatgataatctcaagacacctcccttagctactcaggaggctgaggcagaaaaaccacccaaacccgagagacagagggccgctgacgtggaaccaccaccgaaacccgagaggcggagggccgctgacgtgcaaccatcacggaaacccgagaggcggagggccgctgacgtgcaaccatcacggaaacccgagaggcggaggaccactgacgtgcaaccatcacggaaacccgagaggcggagggccgcagtggataagacacctgccgagtttctggtctatccccttccaccctcagcggatgataatctcgaaatgcctctcgagtgtctcctcactcctcttccaccctcacctccaccctcagctccaccctcagcggatgataatctcaagacacctcccttagctactcaggaggctgaggcagaaaaaccacccaaacccgagagacagagggccgctgacgtggaaccaccaccgaaacccgagaggcggagggccgctgacgtgcaatcatcacggaaacccgagaggcggagggccgctgacgtgcaaccatcacggaaacccgagaggcggaggaccactgacgtgcaaccatcacggaaacccgagaggcggagggccgcagtggataagacacctgccgagtttctggtctatccccttccaccctcagcggatgataatctcgaaacgcctctcgagtgtctcctcgctcctcttccaccctcacgtctatccccagctccaccctcagcggatgataagacacctgccgagtttctggtctatccccttccaccctcagcggatgataatctcgaaatgcctctcgagtgtctcctcactcctcttccaccctcacctccaccctcagcggatgataatctcaagacacctcccttagctactcaggaggctgaggcagaaaaaccacccaaacccgagagacagagggccgctgacgtggaaccaccaccgaaacccgagaggcggagggccgctgacgtgcaaccatcacggaaacccgagaggcggagggccgctgacgtgcaaccatcatggaaacccgagaggcggaggaccactgacgtgcaaccatcacggaaacccgagaggcggagggccgcagtggataagacacctgccgagtttctggtctatccccttccaccctcagcggatgataatctcgaaatgcctctcgagtgtctcctcactcctcttccaccctcacctccaccctcagctccaccctcagcggatgataatctcaagacacctcccttagctactcaggaggctgaggcagaaaaaccacccaaacccgagagacagagggccactgacgtggaaccaccaccgaaacccgagaggcggagggccgctgacgtgcaaccatcacggaaacccgagaggcggagggccgctgacgtgcaaccatcgtggaaacccgagaggcggaggatcactgacgtgcaaccatcacggaaacccgagaggcggagggccgcagtggataagacacctgccgagtttctggtctatccccttccaccctcagcggatgataatctcgaaacgcctctcgagtgtctcctcgctcctcttccaccctcacgtctatccccagctccaccctcagcggatgataagacacctgccgagtttctggtctatccccttccaccctcagcggatgataatctcgaaatgcctctcgagtgtctcctcactcctcttccaccctcacctccaccctcagcggatgataatctcaagacacctcccttagctactcaggaggctgaggcagaaaaaccacccaaacccgagagacagagggccgctgacgtggaaccaccaccgaaacccgagaggcggagggccgctgacgtgcaaccatcacagaaacccgagaggcggagggccgctgacgtgcaaccatcatggaaacccgagaggcggaggaccactgacgtgcaaccatcacggaaacccgagaggcggagggccgcagtggataagacacctgccgagtttctggtctatccccttccaccctcagcggatgataatctcgaaatgcctctcgagtgtctcctcactcctcttccaccctcacctccaccctcagctccaccctcagcggatgataatctcaagacacctcccttagctactcaggaggctgaggcagaaaaaccacccaaacccgagagacagagggccgctgacgtggaaccaccaccgaaacccgagaggcggagggccgctgacgtgcaaccatcacggaaacccgagaggcggagggccgctgacgtgcaaccatcacggaaacccgagaggcggaggaccactgacgtgcaaccatcacggaaacccgagaggcggagggccgcagtggataagacacctgccgagtttctggtctatccccttccaccctcagcggatgataatctcgaaacgcctctcgagtgtctcctcgctcctcttccaccctcacgtctatccccagctccaccctcagcggatgataagacacctgccgagtttctggtctatccccttccaccctcagcggatgataatctcgaaacacctctcgagtgtctcctcactcctcttccaccctcacctccaccctcagctccaacctcagcggatgataatctcaagacacctcccttagctactcaggaggctgaggcagaaaaaccacccaaacccgagagacagagggccgctgacgtggaaccaccaccgaaacccgagaggcggagggccgctgacgtgcaaccatcacggaaacccgagaggcggaggaccactgacgtgcaaccatcacggaaacccgagaggcggagggccgcagtgtataagacacctgccgagtttctggtctatccccttccaccctcagcggatgataatctcgaaacgcctctcgagtgtctcctcgctcctcttccaccctcacgtctatccccagctccaccctcagcggatgataagacacctgccgagtttgtggtctatccccttccaccctcagcggatgataatctcgaaacgcctctcgagtgtctcctcactcctcttccaccctcacctccaccctcagctccaccctcagcggatgataatctcaagacacctcccttagctactcaggaggctgaggcagaaaaaccacccaaacccgagagacagagggccgctgacgtggaaccaccaccgaaacccgagaggcggagggccgctgacgtgcaaccatcacggaaacccgagaggcggagggccgctgacgtgcaaccatcacggaaacccgagaggcggagggccgcagtggatgataagacacctgccgagtttctggtctatcctcttccaccctcagcggatgataatctcgaaatgcctctcgagtgtctccttactcctcttccaccctcacctccatcctcagatccaccctcagcggatgatgagaCACTTGCCGAGTTTGTGGTCTAtctccttccaccctcagcggatgatgatctcgaaacgcctctcgagtgtctcctcactcctcttccaccctcacctccaccctcagcggatgataatctcaagacacctcccttagctactcaggaggctgaggcagaaaaaccacccaaacccgagagagagagggccgctgacgtggaaccaccaccgaaacccgagaggcggagggccgctgacgtgcaaccatcacggaaacccgagaggcggagggccgctgacgtgcaaccatcagggaaacccgagaggcggaggaccactgacgtgcaaccatcacggaaacccgagaggcggagggccgcagtggataagacacctgccgagtttctggtctatccccttccaccctcagcggatgataatctcgaaatgcctctcgagtgtctcctcactcctcttccaccctcacctccaccctcagctccaccctcagcggatgataatctcaagacacctcccttagctactcaggaggctgaggcagaaaaaccaccgaaacccgagaggcggagggccactGACGTGGAACCGCCACTGAAACCCGAGacgcggagcgccgctgacgcgcagccatcacggaaacccgagaggcggagggccgctgacctggaatcaccaccgaaacccgagaggcggagcgccgctgacgcgcagccgtcgccgaaacccgagaggcggagcgccgctgacgttcaaccatcaccaaaacccgagaggcggagggccgctgacctggaatcaccaccgaaacccgagaggcggagcgctgctgacgcgcaaccatcaccgaaacccgagaggcggagcaccgctgacgcgcagccgtcgccgaaacctgagaggcggagggccactgacctggaatcaccaccgaaactcgagaggcggagcgccgctgacgcacaaccatcaccgaaacccgagaggcggagcgccgctgacgcgcagccgtcgccgaaacctgagaggcggagggccgctgacctggaatcaccaccgaaacccgagaggcggagcgccgctgacgcgcaaccatcaccgaaacccgagaggcggagtgccgctgacgcgcagccatcactgaaacccgagaggtggagcgccgctgaggcgcagccgtcgccgaaacctgagaggcggagcgccactgacgcgcaaccatcactGAAAcacgagaggcggagcgccgctgacgcgcagccgtcgccgaaacctgagaggcggagggccactgacctggaatcaccaccgaaactcGAGAGGGGGAGCGCCGCTGatgcgcaaccatcaccgaaacctgagaggcggagcaccgctgacgcgcaaccatcaccgaaacccgagaggcggagcgccgctgacgcgcagccgtcgccgaaacctgagaggcggagggccgctgacctggaatcaccaccgaaacccgagaggcggagtgccgctgacgcgcaaccatcaccgaaacccgagaggcggagcaccgctgacgcgcagccgtcgccgaaacctgagaggcggagggccactgacctggaatcaccaccgaaactcgagaggcggagcgccgctgacgcgcaaccatcaccgaaacccgagaggcggagcgccgctgacgcgcagccgtcgccgaaacctgagaggcggagggccgctgacctggaatcaccaccgaaacccgagaggcggagcgccgctgacgcgcaaccatcaccgaaacccgagaggcggagtgccgctgacgcgcagccatcactgaaacccgagaggtggagcgccgctgaggcgcagccgtcgccgaaacctgagaggcggagcgccgctgacgcgcaaccatcactGAAAcacgagaggcggagcgccgctgacgcgcagccgtcgccgaaacctgagaggcggagggccactgacctggaatcaccaccgaaactcGAGAGggggagcgccgctgacgcgcaaccatcaccgaaacctgagaggcggagcaccgctgacgcgcaaccatcaccgaaacccgagaggcggagcgccgctgacgcgcagccgtcgccgaaacctgagaggcggagggccgctgacctggaatcaccaccgaaacccgagaggcggagcgccgctgacgcgcaaccatcaccgaaacccgagaggcggagggccgctgacgcgcagccatcaccgaaacccgagaggcggagggccgctgacgtgcaaccatcaccgaaacctgagaggcggagcaccgctgacgcgcagccatcaccgaaacccgagaggcggagcaccGCTGatgcgcagccatcaccgaaacccgagaggcggagggctgCTGACGCGCAGTCGTCGCtgaaacccaagaggcggagcgccgctgacgcggaaccatcatcacccgaacccaagaggcggagggtcgctgacgtggaaccgCCATGCAAACCCCCATgcaaacccaagaggcggagggccgctgacagGGAACGGCCACGCAAACCCCCACgcaaacccaagaggtggagcgccgctgaggcgcagccgtcgccaaaacctgagaggcggagcgccaCTGACGCGGAACCTCCACGCAGGCCaaagaggcggagggccgctgacgtgaaaccatcatcacccgaacccaagaggcggagggtcgctgacgtggaaccgCCACACagacccaagaggcggagggtcgctgacgtgaGACGGCCACGCAAACCCCCACgcaaacccaagaggtggagcgcCGCTAAGGCGCAGCCGTTgccgaaacccgaggggcggagcgccgctgaggcgcagccgtcgccgaaacccgaggggcggagcgccgctgaggcgcagccgtcgccgaaacccgaggggcggagcgccgctgaggcgcagccgtcgccgaaacccgaggggcggagcgccgctgaggcgcagccgtcgccgaaacccgaggggcggagcgccgctgacgcgcagccgtcgccgaaacccgaggggcggagcgccgctgacgcgcagccgtcgccgaaacccgaggggcggagcgcggctgacctggaatcaccacggaaacccgagaggcggagcgccgctgacgtgcagccatcaccgaaacctgagaggcggagcgccgctgaccgggaatcaccaccgaaacccgagaggcggagcgccgctgacgcgcaagcatcaccgaaacccgagaggcggagcgccgctgacctggaatcaccagcgaaacccgagaggcggagcgccgctgaggcgcagccgtcgccgaaacccgagaggcggagcgccgctgactcGCAGCCGttgccgaaacccgagaggcggagcgccgctgacgcgcagccgtcattgaaacccgagaggcggagcgccgctgacgtgcagccgtcgccgaaacccgagaggcggagcgccgctgacctggaatcaccaccggaacccgagaggcggagcgccgctgacacgcagccatcatcgaaacccgagaggcggagcgccgctgacgcgcagccgtcgccgaaacccgaggggcggagcgccgctgaggcgcagccgtcgccgaaacccgaggggcggagcgccgctgaggcgcagccgtcgccgaaatccgagaggcggagcgccgctgacacgcagccatcaccgaaacctgagaggcggagcgtcgctgacctggaatcaccaccgaaacccgagaggcggagcgccgctgacctggaatcaccaccgaaacccgagaggcggagcgccgctgaggcgcagccgtcgccgaaacccgagaggcgcagcgccgctgacgcgcagccgtcgccgaaacccgagaggcggagcgccgctgacgcgcagccgtcattgaaacccgagaggcggagcgccgctgacgtgcagccgtcgccgaaacccgagaggcggagcgccgctgacctggaatcaccaccggaacccgagaggcggagcgccgctgacgcgcagctgtcgccgaaacccgagaggcggagcgccgctgctgacgcgcagccgtcgccgaaacccgagaggcggagcgccgctgacgcggaACCGCCTcgcaaacccaagaggcggagggcagCTGACAttgaaccatcatcacccgaacccaagaggcggagggtcggTGACGTGGAACTGCCACGCAAACccaagaggccgagggccgccgacgtggaaccatcattacccgaacccaagaggcggagggtcggTGACGTGGAACTGCCACGCAAACGCAAGAGGCCGCAGGCCGCCGACGTGGAACCATCAttacccgaacccaagaggcggaggttgaattAG